One region of Lentisphaerota bacterium genomic DNA includes:
- a CDS encoding dTMP kinase, translating to MRGLFITCEGPEGSGKSTHSRRLAEQLRVSGVTVLHTREPGGTPTGEAVRQLLQHDGAGESPVATAEVLLFCASRAQLTAQVIVPALERGTWVVCDRFTDSTLAYQGYGRGFDLDTLRALNTFATGGLVPDLTLLFDIGTQIGFQRVHARTGEAGAVPADRFERESRAFHEKIRNGFLDLASREPRRFRVLDTAQPVEAVCAKVWQAVLPHLPAPSATEEAVGHAG from the coding sequence ATGCGTGGATTGTTCATCACCTGTGAAGGACCCGAGGGGAGCGGCAAAAGCACGCACAGCCGGCGGCTGGCGGAGCAGTTGCGCGTCAGCGGTGTTACCGTGCTGCACACGCGGGAACCCGGCGGCACGCCGACGGGCGAGGCGGTGCGCCAGCTTTTGCAGCACGACGGAGCAGGGGAATCGCCGGTGGCCACCGCCGAGGTGCTTCTGTTTTGCGCCAGCCGCGCCCAGTTGACCGCGCAGGTGATCGTGCCGGCGCTGGAACGGGGCACGTGGGTGGTGTGTGATCGTTTCACCGATTCGACGCTGGCCTATCAGGGCTACGGACGCGGATTTGATTTGGATACGCTGCGCGCGTTGAACACGTTCGCGACCGGCGGGTTGGTTCCAGACCTCACGCTGCTGTTCGATATCGGCACGCAGATCGGATTTCAACGCGTCCATGCACGGACCGGAGAGGCGGGCGCGGTGCCAGCCGATCGCTTTGAACGGGAGTCGCGGGCGTTTCACGAGAAAATTCGCAACGGTTTTCTCGATCTCGCGTCGCGCGAACCCCGTCGTTTCCGGGTGTTGGACACCGCGCAGCCGGTGGAGGCGGTGTGTGCGAAGGTCTGGCAGGCGGTGCTGCCCCATCTGCCAGCGCCCTCTGCAACAGAAGAGGCGGTGGGTCATGCAGGTTGA
- a CDS encoding cysteine--tRNA ligase, with product MQFYNTLTRSKETFEPLESGHARLYTCGPTVYNFAHIGNFRAYLFEDLLRRTLRYAGLRVTQVMNLTDVDDKTIRGASAASLPLKTYTQPYVEAFFDDLKALNIEPAEVYPAATDHIPEMIVLVQTLLDKGLAYRTEDGSVYFKVDAFPRYGRLAHLDRAGLQIGTRVALDEYDKENVGDFALWKGWDEKDGEVAWDAPWGRGRPGWHIECSAMSMKYLGASFDIHTGGIDNLFPHHENEIAQAEGATGQPFVRYWLHCAHLRVNGEKMSKSLGNFYTLRDLITKGWGGRWIRYVLISGHYRQPLNFTFDALEASRAALSRIDAFIDQLADTAGGCEPSEGLPVWAASGRDAFNAAVFDDLNLPEALAALFGMVRDGNAALSAGAVTSAEAAAVAALLKQLDRVLGVLDFGRVRDEAVPAAIQQLFEARSAARKGKNWAESDRLRDAIASAGWEVRDSKDGQKLKKR from the coding sequence ATGCAGTTTTATAATACATTGACGCGATCCAAGGAGACCTTCGAACCTTTGGAAAGCGGGCATGCGCGCCTGTACACCTGCGGTCCGACGGTCTACAACTTCGCCCATATCGGTAATTTTCGCGCCTACCTCTTTGAGGATCTCTTGCGCCGCACCCTCCGCTACGCCGGGTTGCGCGTGACGCAGGTGATGAATTTGACGGATGTGGACGACAAGACGATTCGGGGCGCATCGGCCGCCAGCCTGCCATTGAAGACGTACACCCAGCCCTATGTCGAGGCGTTTTTTGACGACCTGAAGGCGCTCAATATTGAGCCCGCCGAGGTCTATCCCGCCGCGACCGATCACATCCCGGAGATGATCGTGCTGGTGCAGACCCTGCTGGACAAGGGGCTGGCCTATCGCACGGAGGACGGATCGGTCTATTTCAAGGTGGACGCCTTTCCGCGTTACGGCCGACTGGCCCATCTCGACCGCGCGGGACTGCAGATCGGCACACGCGTTGCCCTTGACGAGTACGACAAAGAGAACGTCGGCGATTTCGCCCTGTGGAAGGGGTGGGATGAAAAGGACGGTGAAGTCGCGTGGGACGCGCCGTGGGGCAGGGGACGTCCCGGCTGGCACATCGAGTGTTCGGCCATGAGCATGAAATACCTCGGCGCATCATTCGACATCCATACCGGCGGGATCGACAACTTGTTTCCGCACCACGAGAATGAGATCGCTCAGGCAGAGGGCGCCACAGGGCAACCGTTTGTCCGTTACTGGCTTCACTGCGCCCATTTGCGCGTCAACGGCGAGAAGATGTCCAAATCGCTGGGGAACTTCTACACGTTGCGCGACCTGATCACGAAAGGGTGGGGGGGGCGCTGGATCCGTTATGTCTTGATCAGCGGCCACTATCGCCAGCCGCTGAACTTCACCTTTGACGCCCTGGAGGCCTCTCGGGCGGCCTTGTCCCGCATCGATGCGTTTATCGACCAGCTCGCCGATACGGCGGGTGGTTGCGAGCCGTCCGAGGGGCTGCCCGTCTGGGCGGCCTCCGGCCGGGATGCGTTTAACGCGGCGGTTTTTGACGACCTGAATCTGCCCGAGGCGCTGGCGGCCCTCTTTGGGATGGTGCGCGATGGCAACGCCGCCCTGAGCGCCGGCGCGGTGACATCGGCGGAGGCGGCCGCTGTTGCCGCCCTGCTCAAGCAGCTTGACCGGGTGCTGGGCGTGCTCGATTTTGGGCGGGTCCGCGACGAAGCGGTGCCCGCAGCGATCCAACAGTTGTTTGAGGCCCGCAGCGCGGCTCGGAAAGGGAAGAACTGGGCCGAGTCCGACCGGCTGCGCGATGCGATTGCGTCCGCTGGCTGGGAGGTCCGCGATTCCAAGGACGGTCAGAAACTGAAGAAACGGTAG